In Coleofasciculus sp. FACHB-1120, one genomic interval encodes:
- a CDS encoding 1-acyl-sn-glycerol-3-phosphate acyltransferase — protein MTQPDPSEQTIETPKPVKVVPVTSRVLPWLASLGYKVTKYLVIPFYFGKAEVTGQENIPATGPVILAPTHRSRWDAFVVPHAAGQPVTGRDLRFMVSADEMKGWQGWFISRMGGFPVDTRNPGVGTFRHGVEVLRRGEVLVIFPEGGIYQDKDVHPLKTGLARIALQVESSQPELDVKIVPISVRYGSSVPHWGCGVKIHIGSPISVADYCSNTPKQSAKKLTADLEAALKQIDGCEVEEVDTLQAAPPLEKVSGAQSSF, from the coding sequence ATGACTCAGCCCGACCCCTCTGAACAAACGATAGAGACACCGAAACCAGTCAAGGTAGTTCCTGTTACTTCCCGTGTTTTACCTTGGCTAGCTTCTTTAGGCTATAAGGTGACGAAATATCTTGTCATACCGTTTTATTTTGGTAAAGCCGAAGTCACCGGACAAGAGAATATCCCTGCTACCGGACCAGTGATTCTGGCTCCTACCCATCGCTCTCGCTGGGATGCATTTGTGGTGCCTCACGCGGCTGGACAACCTGTGACGGGTCGTGACCTGCGGTTTATGGTTTCCGCGGATGAAATGAAAGGGTGGCAAGGCTGGTTCATCAGCCGTATGGGAGGGTTTCCAGTGGATACCCGCAATCCCGGAGTTGGCACTTTTCGTCATGGCGTCGAAGTTCTCCGTCGGGGTGAAGTGCTGGTCATCTTCCCAGAGGGCGGCATCTATCAAGACAAAGACGTTCACCCCCTGAAGACGGGTTTAGCTCGTATTGCCTTGCAAGTAGAATCCAGTCAACCCGAGTTGGATGTGAAAATTGTGCCCATCAGCGTCCGTTACGGCAGCTCAGTACCCCATTGGGGCTGCGGTGTCAAAATTCACATTGGTTCGCCGATTTCAGTAGCGGATTATTGCAGCAATACGCCAAAACAAAGTGCGAAAAAGCTAACCGCCGATTTAGAAGCAGCGCTTAAACAGATAGATGGATGCGAAGTAGAAGAGGTGGATACGCTCCAGGCTGCACCCCCCTTAGAGAAAGTATCGGGCGCTCAGTCATCGTTTTAA
- a CDS encoding S8 family serine peptidase: MTNYQSAGGVPEESVGQILQRGGEELALEKVSDRFTVRPATSDTASEELAQTIPAQAHHEIPGKSGIAPPLQEFIVAPSQRDEAMQVARQSEDVAFASHVYKLKENPQTLVYLTDQVTIQFVPSVNEETQRAIASLFGLQLLRPVSGIPNTFIFEVSPQAQENPIKIANRLIGRKEVLTAEPNIVVRQEKHYRPKDSLYPKQWYLNNLGGSQIAAGSHISVEKAWDITKGIRSIVVAVADDGFDLNHPDFQGTGKIVAPKDFKEQDFLPLPEDDNENHGTACAGVAVAEETGTGIVGVAPGCALMPLRTTGYLDDETIEQLFDWATNNGAAVISCSWGPAAVYFPLSLRQRAALTRAATEGRDGKGCVIVFAAGNANRPISGTINEQGWQNNLLKGPTQWLGGFTVHPDAIAVSACTSLNKKSAYSNWGTNISVCAPSNNAPPGMWFEQTGYVSTAPEVRAVLLGLGIFTTDRLGAAGYGSSNFTSDFGGTSSACPVVAGVAALILSANPDLTAKEVRQILQQTADKVVDPDPDPQLAFRLGSYDANGFSQWFGYGKINAFKAVQAAQQQRAQPSQASQVLHGRNDNLILIPDYNLQGVTSPINVTYPSPLREIQVSLNIQHEFLGDIEVSLRSPNGITVLLQGRTLGSTTQLQATYTLQNTPALKEFLNKSAAGVWHLGVVDYAQMDTGTLNSWELTLGI; this comes from the coding sequence ATGACTAATTATCAGTCTGCCGGTGGTGTTCCAGAAGAAAGTGTGGGTCAAATTTTACAGCGGGGGGGAGAAGAACTGGCGCTGGAAAAAGTGAGCGATCGCTTCACGGTTCGCCCCGCCACCTCCGACACTGCATCTGAGGAGTTGGCGCAAACAATTCCCGCCCAAGCTCACCACGAAATTCCCGGTAAAAGCGGAATCGCTCCTCCTCTACAAGAATTTATTGTTGCCCCATCCCAGCGAGACGAAGCCATGCAAGTGGCACGACAATCAGAGGATGTCGCCTTTGCCAGTCACGTCTATAAACTTAAAGAGAATCCACAGACGTTAGTTTACCTAACGGATCAGGTGACAATTCAATTTGTCCCATCCGTGAATGAAGAAACCCAAAGAGCGATCGCATCCTTATTTGGCTTACAATTGCTGCGACCCGTCAGCGGGATTCCTAACACCTTCATCTTCGAGGTCAGTCCGCAAGCACAAGAAAATCCGATCAAAATTGCCAATCGCTTAATCGGTCGAAAAGAGGTACTCACCGCCGAACCCAATATCGTTGTTCGACAAGAAAAGCACTACCGACCTAAAGATTCCCTCTATCCCAAGCAATGGTATCTCAACAACCTTGGCGGATCTCAGATAGCAGCGGGTTCTCACATTTCAGTTGAGAAAGCCTGGGATATCACCAAAGGCATCCGTTCCATCGTTGTCGCAGTGGCAGATGATGGCTTTGACCTCAACCACCCAGATTTTCAGGGAACCGGCAAAATTGTTGCCCCTAAAGATTTCAAAGAACAAGACTTCTTGCCGCTACCTGAAGACGACAATGAAAACCACGGAACCGCTTGTGCTGGGGTTGCAGTTGCAGAAGAAACCGGCACCGGCATTGTGGGAGTTGCCCCAGGCTGTGCCCTGATGCCCCTTCGCACCACCGGCTATCTAGATGACGAAACCATCGAACAGCTCTTTGATTGGGCTACTAACAACGGTGCTGCGGTCATTTCCTGTAGCTGGGGGCCAGCAGCCGTTTACTTCCCCCTCTCTCTGCGGCAACGCGCCGCCCTAACTCGTGCCGCAACCGAAGGACGAGACGGTAAAGGCTGTGTCATTGTCTTTGCTGCCGGGAATGCGAATCGCCCCATCAGCGGCACGATTAACGAACAGGGATGGCAGAATAACCTGCTAAAAGGTCCGACTCAGTGGCTAGGTGGTTTCACCGTTCATCCAGATGCGATCGCAGTTTCTGCTTGTACCAGCCTCAACAAAAAATCTGCCTACAGCAACTGGGGAACCAACATCTCTGTCTGTGCCCCCAGCAACAATGCGCCGCCGGGAATGTGGTTTGAACAAACCGGCTATGTCAGTACCGCCCCCGAAGTCAGAGCAGTGCTGTTAGGATTAGGAATCTTTACCACTGACCGACTGGGAGCCGCTGGCTACGGCAGCAGCAACTTCACTAGTGACTTCGGCGGCACCTCCAGTGCTTGTCCCGTGGTCGCAGGCGTCGCTGCCTTGATTCTGTCAGCTAATCCCGATTTAACTGCAAAAGAAGTTAGGCAAATTCTGCAACAAACCGCTGACAAAGTAGTTGACCCCGACCCCGACCCCCAATTAGCTTTTCGATTGGGCAGTTACGATGCAAACGGTTTCTCTCAGTGGTTCGGCTATGGCAAGATCAATGCTTTTAAAGCTGTTCAAGCTGCCCAACAGCAGCGCGCCCAACCATCACAAGCCTCCCAAGTCTTGCACGGACGCAACGACAACCTCATCCTCATTCCCGACTATAATTTGCAAGGCGTTACCAGCCCAATTAATGTAACCTACCCCAGCCCCCTACGAGAGATCCAAGTCAGCCTCAACATTCAACACGAGTTTTTGGGGGATATTGAGGTTAGTTTGAGAAGTCCTAACGGGATTACGGTGCTGTTGCAAGGTCGCACACTGGGTTCTACAACTCAATTGCAAGCCACCTACACTCTGCAAAATACACCTGCACTCAAGGAATTCCTCAACAAATCCGCAGCAGGCGTCTGGCATCTGGGGGTGGTGGATTACGCCCAAATGGATACGGGGACTTTGAACAGTTGGGAATTAACCTTGGGCATCTGA